The Entelurus aequoreus isolate RoL-2023_Sb linkage group LG23, RoL_Eaeq_v1.1, whole genome shotgun sequence genome has a window encoding:
- the LOC133640619 gene encoding gastrula zinc finger protein XlCGF57.1-like has protein sequence MRTEEPQPSHIKKEVEYPLIPHFKKEEEDPLTPHFKEEEEDPLTAHFKEEAVDPLNPHIKEEEMDPLTPHFKEEVEDPLTPHFKEEEEEPLTPHFKEEAVDPLNPHIKEEEMDPLTPHFKKEEENPPTPHFKEEEEDPLTPHFKEEAVDPLNPHIKEEEMDPLTPHFKVEEKGPLTTHFKEEEEDPLTPNFKEKAVDPLTPHIKEEEEEHGISQEGEHPEWLEEFPVIGVPVKSEDDEVKGESEEKREAEPPSSSSTQHMTTEADGDHCGGSQDDKTCHTDNTHFTCPHCDKTFNDRRNMKRHMRIHTGEKHFSCSECGKSFLRYQSLKAHMRTHTGEKPFSCSICSKDFTRRDHLKKHMRTHTGERPFSCSICGKDFTQRYYFKTHLRTHTGEQPFSCSICSKDFTRRDHFKKHMRTHTGERPFSCSICGKDFTQKHHFKAHMGIHTGEKPFSCSICSKDFTRMDHFKIHLRTHTGERPFSCSICGKDFTQRYYFKTHLRTHTGEQPFSCSICSKDFTRRDHFKKHMRTHTGERPFSCSICGKDFTQKHHFKAHMGIHTGERPFLCSICGKDFTQKHHFKAHMRIHTGEQPFLCSICGK, from the coding sequence ATGCGGACCGAGGAACCACAGCCCTCCCACATTAAGAAGGAAGTGGAATACCCACTGATCCCCcattttaaaaaggaagaggaggaccccctgacaccccattttaaagaggaagaggaggacccactgacagcccattttaaagaggaagcggTGGATCCACTGAaccctcacattaaggaggaagagatggacccactgacaccccattttaaagaggaagtggaggacccactgacaccccattttaaagaggaagaggaggaaccactgacaccccattttaaagaggaagcagtGGATCCACTGAaccctcacattaaggaggaagagatggatccactgacaccccattttaaaaaagaagaggagaacccaccgacaccccattttaaagaggaagaggaggacccactgacaccccattttaaagaggaagcggTGGATCCACTGAaccctcacattaaggaggaagagatggatccactgacaccccattttaaagtGGAAGAGAAGGGCCCACTGACcacccattttaaagaggaagaggaggacccactgacacccAATTTTAAAGAGAAAGCGGTGGatccactgacccctcacattaaagaggaagaggaggaacacggcatcagtcaggagggagagcatcctgaatggttggaggagttcccagtgattggtgtccctgtgaagagtgaagatgatgaggtcaaaggtgaaagtgaagagaagagagaggcggagcctccaagcagcagctcaactcaacacatgacaacagaagctgatggagaccactgtggaggatcacaagatgataagacatgtcacactgacaacacacacttcacatgtcCTCACTGCGACAAAACTTTTAATGACCGTCGCAatatgaaaagacacatgagaatacacactggagaaaaacatttttcctgctcagaatgtggtaaaagttttttaagatatcaaagtttaaaagcacacatgagaacacacactggagaaaaacctttttcatgttcaatctgcagtaaagattttactcgaagggaccatttaaaaaaacacatgagaacacacactggagaaagacctttttcatgttcaatctgcggtaaagattttactcaaaggtACTATTTCAAAACACacttgagaacacacactggagaacaacctttttcatgttcaatctgcagtaaagattttactcgaagggaccatttcaaaaaacacatgagaacacacactggagaaagacctttttcatgttcaatctgcggtaaagatttcaCTCAAAAGCaccatttcaaagcacacatgggaatacacactggagaaaaacctttttcatgttcaatctgcagtaAAGATTTTACTCGAATGGACCATTTCAAAATAcacctgagaacacacactggagaaagacctttttcatgttcaatctgcggtaaagattttactcaaaggtACTATTTCAAAACACacttgagaacacacactggagaacaacctttttcatgttcaatctgcagtaaagattttactcgaagGGACCATTTCAAaaagcacatgagaacacacactggagaaagacctttttcatgttcaatctgcggtaaagattttactcaaaagcaccatttcaaagcacacatgggaatacacactggagaaagaccttttttatgttcaatctgcggtaaagattttactcaaaagcaccatttcaaagcacacatgagaatacacactggagaacaaccttttttatgttcaatctgcggtaaataa